The Mesorhizobium loti genome includes a region encoding these proteins:
- a CDS encoding UTP--glucose-1-phosphate uridylyltransferase, with protein sequence MKKIRKAVIPVAGLGTRFLPATKSMPKEMLPVVDRPVVQYAVDEAFEAGIEHIVFVTGRNKAVIEDYFDLHPELIGTLEQTGKKTQLEALESMLPVAGATSFIRQQSPQGLGHAVWCAREVIGNEPFALLLPDMVSFGGRGCLAETVDLYERTGGNVIAVERCEPSETNKYGIVGRGAEIGGGFEVTAMVEKPAPANAPSNFYINGRYILQPEIFALLGNQQRGAGNEIQLTDAMVRLSKDQPFFAQPFKGRMFDCGSKEGFIQANIAFALARDDMKGPVFEMLQEFVRSHERQEEAA encoded by the coding sequence ATGAAGAAAATCAGGAAGGCCGTGATACCGGTGGCGGGGCTTGGAACACGGTTCCTGCCGGCGACCAAGTCGATGCCGAAGGAAATGCTTCCCGTGGTCGACAGGCCTGTCGTGCAATATGCGGTGGACGAGGCCTTCGAGGCGGGCATCGAGCACATCGTGTTCGTGACCGGTCGCAACAAGGCGGTGATCGAGGACTATTTCGACCTCCATCCGGAACTGATCGGCACCCTGGAGCAGACCGGCAAGAAGACCCAGCTGGAGGCGCTCGAAAGCATGCTGCCTGTGGCCGGCGCCACCAGCTTCATCCGCCAGCAGTCGCCGCAGGGTCTCGGCCACGCCGTCTGGTGCGCGCGCGAGGTCATCGGCAACGAGCCCTTCGCCTTGCTGCTGCCGGACATGGTGTCCTTCGGTGGGCGCGGATGCCTCGCAGAAACCGTCGACCTCTATGAGCGCACTGGCGGCAACGTCATCGCCGTCGAGCGTTGTGAACCGAGCGAGACCAACAAATACGGCATCGTTGGCCGTGGCGCCGAGATCGGCGGCGGTTTCGAGGTGACGGCCATGGTCGAAAAGCCGGCGCCGGCCAATGCGCCGTCGAACTTCTACATCAACGGCCGCTACATCCTGCAGCCCGAGATCTTCGCGCTCCTGGGCAATCAGCAGCGCGGCGCCGGCAACGAGATCCAGCTGACGGACGCCATGGTCCGTCTGTCGAAGGATCAGCCTTTCTTCGCCCAGCCTTTCAAGGGTCGCATGTTCGACTGCGGTTCCAAGGAAGGGTTCATCCAGGCCAACATCGCCTTCGCGCTGGCGCGCGACGACATGAAGGGCCCGGTTTTCGAGATGCTTCAGGAGTTCGTCCGGTCGCATGAACGCCAGGAAGAAGCCGCATAA
- a CDS encoding glycosyltransferase family 2 protein — translation MQPDVSFVIAAYNAEATLDRAIASAIAQKGVSVEIIVVDDKSRDATLDVARAYPGDIVRVVALASNRGPGGARNAGLDAARGRWIAVLDSDDAVFPDRLATMIARAETAGAQIAIDNLQVIREDGVVEDAMFPRRYLEDLREISLASYIAGNVVFESKFNLGYLKPIFQREFLNENALRYDEKLRIGEDYILFAEALAKGGKCVVEPDIGYAYHIRSDSISRVLELHHVEAMSQVDAEFAQNHQMDEAAQAAFARRGRSLRKAASFLSMVQHIKARSPLKAIRTALSDPAAVRHMGMPIAVRLRRMAAQFAVGVGR, via the coding sequence GTGCAGCCTGACGTCTCCTTCGTGATTGCCGCCTACAACGCCGAGGCGACCCTCGACCGGGCGATCGCCAGCGCCATCGCCCAGAAGGGTGTCAGCGTCGAAATCATCGTCGTCGACGACAAGTCGCGCGATGCGACGCTCGACGTGGCGCGGGCCTATCCCGGGGATATCGTCCGCGTCGTCGCCCTGGCCAGCAATCGCGGCCCTGGCGGCGCCAGGAATGCCGGCCTCGACGCCGCACGCGGCAGATGGATCGCGGTTCTCGATTCCGACGACGCGGTCTTTCCAGATAGGCTCGCCACGATGATCGCACGCGCCGAAACGGCCGGTGCCCAGATCGCCATCGACAATTTGCAGGTCATCCGCGAGGACGGCGTCGTTGAGGACGCGATGTTCCCTCGGCGCTATCTGGAGGATTTGCGCGAAATTTCACTGGCCAGCTACATCGCCGGCAACGTCGTCTTCGAATCGAAGTTCAATCTCGGCTATCTCAAGCCCATTTTTCAGCGCGAGTTCCTGAACGAGAACGCGCTTCGCTATGATGAGAAGCTGAGGATCGGCGAAGACTACATCCTGTTTGCCGAAGCCTTGGCAAAGGGCGGCAAATGCGTGGTCGAGCCTGACATCGGCTATGCCTATCATATCCGCAGCGACTCCATTTCGCGCGTGCTCGAGCTTCACCACGTCGAAGCGATGAGCCAGGTCGATGCCGAGTTCGCTCAAAACCATCAGATGGACGAGGCCGCGCAAGCCGCGTTTGCCCGGCGCGGCCGCAGCCTGCGCAAGGCCGCATCGTTCCTGTCGATGGTTCAGCACATCAAGGCGCGGTCCCCGCTCAAGGCGATCCGGACAGCGCTCAGCGACCCAGCGGCGGTCAGGCATATGGGCATGCCGATCGCCGTGCGGTTGCGAAGAATGGCGGCACAGTTTGCCGTTGGGGTGGGGAGGTGA
- a CDS encoding glycosyltransferase family 2 protein has product MAVSAKNLSIDIGVCTFRRPELADTLRSLDAMEMPAGFDIRIIVADNDDTPTARDLVMALSQELTLPIHYQHAPARNISIARNACLDASIADFVAFIDDDETATPSWLAELVAMAEASGAAAVLGPVRARYRPDAPDWMRRGDFHSTLPVWVRGEIQTGYTCNVLLRMGSDSLRGRRFSLARGQTGGEDTEFFDQMHKAGGRIAFSPEAWVDEVVPRSRAAFDWLGRRRFRVGQTHGHLLGSSASGVGLVKQVGLASAKAIYCFASALPVVVSPVRRNRSVLRGIMHVGVVSGLVGIREIRLYGQPSPQDGGKRAA; this is encoded by the coding sequence ATGGCGGTGTCGGCCAAGAACCTCAGCATCGATATCGGCGTCTGCACGTTCCGCCGGCCGGAACTGGCCGACACGCTGCGCTCGCTCGACGCCATGGAGATGCCGGCGGGATTCGATATCCGCATCATCGTCGCCGACAATGACGACACCCCGACCGCTCGCGATCTGGTGATGGCGCTGTCGCAGGAATTGACGCTGCCGATCCACTATCAGCATGCCCCGGCGCGCAACATCTCGATCGCCCGCAATGCCTGCCTCGACGCCAGCATTGCGGATTTCGTCGCCTTCATCGACGACGACGAGACGGCCACGCCGTCATGGCTCGCCGAACTGGTCGCGATGGCAGAAGCCAGCGGTGCCGCCGCCGTGCTCGGCCCGGTCAGGGCGCGTTACCGCCCGGATGCGCCGGACTGGATGCGGCGCGGCGATTTCCATTCGACCTTGCCCGTCTGGGTGCGCGGTGAGATCCAGACCGGCTACACCTGCAACGTTCTGCTGCGGATGGGATCGGACAGCCTGCGCGGCCGCCGCTTCAGCCTGGCGCGTGGCCAGACCGGCGGCGAGGACACCGAATTCTTCGACCAGATGCACAAGGCCGGCGGCCGCATTGCCTTCTCGCCCGAGGCCTGGGTCGATGAGGTGGTGCCGCGCTCGAGGGCGGCATTCGACTGGCTCGGCCGCCGCCGCTTCCGCGTCGGGCAGACGCATGGCCATCTTCTGGGCAGCAGCGCCAGCGGCGTCGGCCTGGTCAAGCAGGTCGGCCTGGCGTCGGCAAAGGCCATCTATTGCTTCGCCTCGGCACTTCCGGTCGTTGTCAGTCCGGTTCGCAGGAACCGCAGCGTGCTGCGCGGCATCATGCATGTCGGCGTCGTCAGCGGCCTCGTCGGCATCCGCGAAATCCGCCTTTACGGCCAGCCCTCGCCACAGGACGGAGGCAAGCGTGCAGCCTGA
- a CDS encoding glycosyltransferase family 4 protein, with protein MLHVLYLVHDVSDPAVRRRITMLRAGGAQVTLAGFRRTTNPIADVEGLRPIDLGATRDGRFGQRLAAVAKAALSIGSKLGAMPRPDLIIARNLEMLALTRRARSAFGASVPIVYECLDIHRLVLRNDLLGRALRATERFLARDVKLLVTSSPAFIANYFEPFRQVAAPIELVENKYFEAAAILPGASERVESPVGPPWRIGWFGALRCRRSLELLADFSRRMEGRFEIVLRGRPALSEFPDFHGFVEAEPWLSFGGPYRNPEDMAAIYNDVHFSWAIDFFEAGQNSEWLLPNRLYEGCRFGAVPISMGNTETGRFLKQQDIGVLLPDASREALEAALGKMEEHRFARLKGRVLARNPRTWSYDRSDCRALVERLRSLTAMPGSFAAEALA; from the coding sequence ATGCTGCATGTCTTGTACCTTGTGCACGACGTTTCCGACCCGGCCGTGCGCCGGCGGATCACGATGCTCAGGGCAGGTGGGGCCCAGGTCACCCTGGCCGGCTTCCGTCGCACCACGAATCCGATCGCGGATGTCGAGGGATTGCGGCCGATCGACCTCGGCGCGACGCGTGACGGGCGATTCGGCCAACGCCTCGCGGCGGTCGCCAAGGCTGCTCTATCGATAGGCTCGAAGCTTGGCGCCATGCCAAGGCCCGATCTCATCATCGCGCGCAACCTGGAAATGCTGGCGCTCACCCGCCGCGCCAGATCGGCCTTCGGTGCATCGGTTCCAATCGTATACGAGTGCCTCGACATTCATCGCCTCGTGCTGCGCAACGATCTCCTGGGCAGGGCGCTGCGCGCCACCGAACGCTTTCTGGCCAGGGACGTGAAGCTGCTGGTGACCAGTTCGCCTGCTTTCATCGCCAATTACTTCGAGCCGTTCCGCCAGGTCGCGGCACCCATCGAGCTGGTCGAGAACAAGTATTTCGAGGCCGCGGCGATTTTGCCCGGCGCCTCCGAGAGGGTAGAGAGTCCGGTCGGCCCGCCGTGGCGGATCGGCTGGTTCGGCGCGCTGCGCTGCCGCCGTTCGCTCGAGCTTCTGGCCGATTTCTCCCGCCGCATGGAGGGGCGCTTCGAGATCGTGCTGCGCGGCCGTCCAGCCCTGTCGGAATTCCCTGACTTTCACGGCTTTGTCGAAGCCGAGCCATGGCTGTCGTTTGGCGGACCTTATCGCAATCCGGAAGACATGGCGGCGATCTACAACGACGTCCATTTTTCCTGGGCGATCGATTTCTTCGAGGCGGGGCAGAACTCCGAATGGCTTTTGCCAAACCGGCTGTACGAAGGCTGTCGTTTCGGTGCGGTGCCGATCTCGATGGGCAACACCGAGACCGGGCGGTTCCTCAAACAGCAGGATATAGGCGTGCTGTTGCCCGATGCGTCACGCGAGGCGCTCGAAGCCGCGCTCGGCAAGATGGAGGAGCATCGCTTCGCCAGGCTGAAGGGGCGTGTTCTGGCCCGCAACCCGAGGACCTGGAGCTACGATCGCAGCGATTGCCGGGCGCTTGTCGAGCGGCTGCGCAGCCTGACCGCCATGCCCGGCTCCTTTGCCGCCGAGGCGTTGGCATAG
- a CDS encoding lipopolysaccharide biosynthesis protein, translating to MEANAFDPPEGSLRKSVGRGAVVTAMAQSVRVATQILSVIVLSRLLSPQDFGVVAMCAPVLAFIALFQDFGLTQATIQKSGIRHEEVNYLFWINVAVSAILACVLAGAAPLVAAFYGEPRVTGLVAAFGLQIMAYGLGAQHLALLTRRMQFGRLAVIDVASAIAGLAVSIAWTFIDRSYWALFAGTLTGAVLPTLCYWASSRWRPGLPRKVAGISELINFGAGITGFNFANFFARNLDNVLIGKYWGEAQLGLYDRAYKLLLFPLSQITNPLSKVMVPALSRLKDEPDRYRSAYLRVMPLILLVALPGVAFATAMSDVLIPFVLGEQWRASASIFLALGFAGLLQPLNNPAGWLFVSQGRSGDFMRWGIVTAVTSVLAFMIGLPYGALGVAIAYAISEYLRTPFLWLYVGKSGPLQAHHVLRAATPFVLGAHLALAAIWFIKPLLPQQHVVALASGAVLAYLITIAIALAFASGREALREALKMLPARLPAAAPREAQ from the coding sequence TTGGAAGCCAATGCATTCGATCCGCCAGAAGGCTCCTTGCGCAAATCGGTTGGGCGCGGCGCGGTCGTCACGGCCATGGCGCAATCGGTGCGGGTCGCGACACAGATCCTGTCCGTCATCGTCTTGTCGCGGCTGTTGTCGCCACAGGATTTCGGCGTCGTGGCGATGTGCGCGCCGGTGCTGGCCTTCATCGCGCTGTTCCAGGATTTCGGCCTGACCCAGGCGACAATCCAGAAAAGCGGCATCCGGCATGAGGAGGTGAACTACCTCTTCTGGATCAATGTCGCCGTCAGCGCGATCCTGGCTTGCGTGCTTGCGGGCGCAGCACCGCTGGTTGCTGCTTTCTATGGCGAACCGCGCGTGACCGGCCTGGTCGCCGCATTCGGGCTGCAGATCATGGCCTATGGGCTGGGCGCGCAGCATCTGGCGCTCCTGACGCGCCGCATGCAGTTCGGCCGGCTGGCCGTCATCGACGTCGCCAGCGCCATCGCAGGCCTCGCCGTGTCGATCGCCTGGACCTTCATCGACCGCTCCTATTGGGCGCTGTTTGCCGGCACGCTGACCGGTGCGGTGCTGCCGACGCTCTGCTACTGGGCAAGCTCGCGCTGGCGCCCGGGCCTGCCGCGCAAGGTCGCCGGCATCAGCGAGCTGATCAATTTCGGCGCCGGCATCACCGGCTTCAACTTCGCCAATTTCTTCGCCCGCAACCTCGACAATGTGCTGATCGGCAAATACTGGGGCGAGGCGCAGCTCGGCCTCTATGACCGCGCCTACAAGCTGCTTCTGTTCCCGCTCAGCCAGATCACCAACCCTTTGTCGAAGGTGATGGTGCCGGCGCTTTCCAGGCTGAAGGACGAGCCGGATCGTTACCGCAGCGCCTATCTGCGCGTCATGCCGCTGATCCTGTTGGTGGCGCTTCCCGGCGTCGCCTTCGCCACCGCGATGTCGGATGTGCTGATCCCCTTCGTGCTCGGCGAGCAATGGCGCGCAAGCGCCTCGATCTTCCTGGCGCTCGGCTTTGCCGGCCTGCTGCAGCCGCTCAACAATCCGGCCGGGTGGCTTTTCGTCAGCCAGGGCCGCTCCGGCGACTTCATGCGCTGGGGCATCGTAACGGCCGTAACCTCCGTGCTGGCCTTCATGATCGGCCTGCCCTATGGCGCGCTCGGCGTGGCGATTGCCTATGCTATCAGCGAGTATCTGCGGACGCCGTTCCTGTGGCTCTATGTCGGCAAGAGCGGACCGCTGCAGGCGCACCATGTGCTTCGCGCGGCAACGCCATTCGTGCTTGGCGCCCATCTGGCGCTGGCCGCGATCTGGTTCATCAAGCCACTGCTGCCGCAGCAGCATGTTGTTGCCCTGGCCAGCGGCGCCGTGCTCGCTTACCTCATCACCATCGCCATCGCACTGGCATTCGCCTCCGGCCGCGAAGCCTTGCGCGAGGCACTCAAGATGCTGCCGGCAAGGCTGCCCGCGGCAGCGCCGCGCGAGGCGCAATAA
- a CDS encoding phosphoribosyltransferase has protein sequence MHYRSISDMNDTIVRGLHRLPRDIDLVVGVPRSGVLAATLVSLAANIPMTDLDSFLAGRIYTSGVTKRRAALDRKVSEMRKVLVIDDSVAGGNAMRDARARIQAAGIEADFTFAAVFGLEPRHQETDLVFEVVPHPRMFQWNFMHHKFLAQCCVDIDGVLCLDPTEAENDDGPAYEKFLSEARPLHVATHKIGWLVTSRLEKYRALTEAWLAKHEIKYDRLIMLDLPSKAERQRLGAHGSFKADFYRKSDAILFIESEHEQALRITELSGKPVLCVETHMVSFPDTLSLPALGQAARNLPARLRQIKSQESRKSAAKTIARALLGARGYETLKSRVKRPA, from the coding sequence ATGCACTACCGATCGATCTCCGATATGAACGACACCATTGTCAGGGGCCTGCACCGTCTGCCGCGTGACATCGACCTGGTCGTCGGCGTTCCCAGAAGCGGCGTGCTGGCGGCAACGCTGGTCAGCCTTGCGGCGAACATCCCGATGACCGATCTCGACAGCTTCCTGGCTGGGCGGATCTACACGTCAGGCGTCACCAAGCGCCGTGCCGCTCTCGACCGCAAGGTCTCCGAGATGCGCAAGGTGCTGGTGATCGACGACAGCGTCGCCGGCGGCAACGCCATGCGCGACGCGCGCGCCCGCATCCAGGCTGCCGGCATCGAGGCGGATTTCACCTTTGCCGCCGTGTTCGGCCTCGAGCCGCGGCACCAGGAAACCGACCTCGTCTTCGAGGTCGTACCGCATCCGCGCATGTTCCAGTGGAACTTCATGCATCACAAATTCCTGGCGCAGTGCTGCGTCGACATTGACGGCGTGCTGTGCCTCGATCCGACAGAGGCGGAAAACGACGACGGCCCGGCCTACGAGAAATTCCTCAGCGAAGCCCGGCCGCTCCATGTTGCGACCCACAAGATCGGCTGGCTGGTCACCAGCCGGCTGGAGAAATACCGCGCGCTGACCGAAGCATGGCTCGCCAAGCACGAGATCAAATACGACCGGCTGATCATGCTCGACCTGCCCAGCAAGGCGGAACGGCAGCGGCTTGGCGCGCATGGCAGTTTCAAGGCCGATTTCTATCGCAAATCCGATGCCATTCTGTTCATCGAGAGCGAACATGAACAGGCGCTGCGGATCACCGAACTGTCCGGCAAGCCGGTGCTGTGCGTCGAAACGCATATGGTCAGCTTTCCCGACACGCTGTCGCTGCCGGCACTTGGCCAGGCAGCCCGCAACCTGCCGGCACGGCTGCGGCAGATCAAGTCGCAAGAGAGCCGCAAGAGCGCCGCCAAGACCATTGCCCGCGCCCTGCTTGGCGCCCGCGGCTACGAGACGCTGAAAAGCCGGGTCAAGCGTCCCGCCTGA
- a CDS encoding glycosyltransferase family 4 protein, with the protein MKVLFAGGNGYPPEFSGGVQSSTHHLAEQLIEHGHEAAVLAALFGDGVFGLKARAKMKLLRQPAVVDSYPGYPVIRAWFPWEAASFAVDRVKPDVALVQCHKSVPLGKALQAEGVPLVVYLRNVEFHELGGDLRELHSALYIANSEFTARTYKQQFDIDATVIPPTINPAHYSTPTTGQFVTLINPYEEKGFELAVRIAGACREIPFLFVESWKLEDDHRARIEQTIAPLGNVVLEGRTSDMKTVYGRTRILLAPSKWEEAWGRVASEAHCSGIPVVGSRRGGLPEAIGSGGVVLDYDAPLADWVAAVRRLWNDNQEYDRLSGLARSFAGRPELDLDRQFVTFFSILDRAVQQRARQAA; encoded by the coding sequence ATGAAAGTTCTTTTTGCAGGCGGCAACGGCTACCCACCCGAGTTCAGTGGCGGCGTTCAGTCCAGCACGCATCATCTGGCCGAACAGCTTATCGAGCATGGCCACGAGGCCGCCGTGCTTGCCGCTCTGTTCGGGGATGGCGTCTTCGGGCTCAAGGCGCGCGCCAAGATGAAGCTCCTGCGGCAGCCGGCGGTCGTCGACAGCTATCCCGGCTATCCGGTGATCCGGGCCTGGTTTCCCTGGGAGGCGGCGAGCTTTGCCGTCGACAGGGTGAAACCGGATGTGGCCCTGGTTCAGTGTCACAAGTCGGTTCCCCTCGGCAAGGCGCTGCAGGCCGAGGGCGTGCCGCTGGTCGTGTATCTCAGAAATGTCGAATTTCACGAACTGGGCGGCGATCTCCGCGAATTGCATTCAGCGCTCTACATAGCCAATTCCGAGTTCACCGCGCGCACCTACAAGCAACAGTTCGACATCGATGCGACGGTGATCCCGCCGACCATTAACCCGGCGCATTACTCGACGCCGACGACGGGCCAGTTTGTCACGCTGATCAATCCTTATGAGGAAAAGGGTTTTGAGCTCGCGGTGCGGATCGCCGGCGCCTGCCGCGAGATACCGTTCCTGTTCGTCGAAAGCTGGAAGCTGGAGGACGATCACCGGGCGCGGATCGAACAGACGATCGCCCCTCTGGGCAATGTCGTGCTGGAGGGCCGCACCAGTGACATGAAGACGGTCTATGGCCGCACCAGGATTCTGCTTGCACCCAGCAAGTGGGAGGAAGCCTGGGGCCGCGTCGCGTCGGAGGCCCATTGCAGCGGAATCCCGGTTGTCGGCTCGCGGCGTGGCGGTCTGCCCGAGGCGATCGGCTCGGGGGGCGTGGTGCTCGACTATGATGCCCCGCTTGCCGACTGGGTCGCAGCCGTCAGGCGGCTGTGGAACGACAACCAGGAATATGACCGGCTCTCAGGCCTCGCGCGCAGCTTCGCCGGGCGCCCGGAACTCGATCTCGATCGCCAGTTCGTTACCTTCTTCTCGATACTCGACAGGGCGGTGCAGCAGCGCGCGCGGCAGGCCGCATAG
- a CDS encoding GMC family oxidoreductase encodes MVLDVKPEQITKDHFDLVAIGSGFGSAFFLHEFAKRRKARILVLEWGRHNTHEWQLDQNANTDIDDETTYKTNSDKPWNYTIGLGGGTNCWFAQTPRFHPNDFRLKSTYGIGNDWPISYDDVEPFYCDAEDIMSISGDPDMAAMLPRSKPFPQPPHRMSTPDKMMKAAQPGQHFVMPTARARLPTSQRTSCCANLRCWLCPVDAKFTVNNGLMHVFEHPDISVCLGAEVRRLDHVGGAVRSVNFTHDGKEYQVSGDLFILGANAIQSAAIMLRSGLGGEFVGRGLHESYGWNFEVYLDGVDNFDGSTITTGLNFGLYDGPHRSEHAAALVYFENRWQHGMRAEKGRLRQALPLVVVTENLLDPENFVTLDADENAFVSFKAPSDYAVKGMARALEKLPDLLAPLPVEKLFDRGIRPTESHVQGTLRMGTGPADSVIDSGMIHHQLRNLVVVGTSTYPSCSCANPSLTAAALSLRAASRIA; translated from the coding sequence ATGGTGCTGGATGTAAAGCCGGAACAAATCACCAAGGATCATTTCGATCTCGTCGCGATCGGTTCCGGCTTCGGTTCGGCCTTCTTCCTGCATGAGTTCGCCAAGCGGCGAAAGGCACGCATCCTCGTGCTGGAGTGGGGCCGCCACAACACCCATGAATGGCAGCTCGACCAGAACGCCAACACCGACATCGACGACGAGACGACCTACAAGACCAACTCCGACAAGCCGTGGAACTACACGATCGGACTGGGTGGCGGAACGAACTGCTGGTTCGCGCAGACGCCAAGGTTCCATCCCAACGACTTCAGGCTGAAAAGCACCTACGGCATCGGCAATGACTGGCCGATCAGCTATGACGACGTCGAGCCGTTCTACTGCGACGCCGAAGACATCATGTCGATCTCCGGCGATCCCGACATGGCGGCGATGCTGCCGCGCTCGAAGCCGTTTCCGCAACCGCCGCATCGCATGTCGACACCAGACAAGATGATGAAGGCGGCGCAGCCCGGTCAGCATTTCGTCATGCCAACCGCGCGGGCGCGGCTGCCGACATCACAGCGCACCTCGTGCTGTGCCAATCTGCGCTGCTGGCTGTGTCCGGTCGATGCCAAATTCACCGTCAACAACGGGTTGATGCATGTCTTCGAGCATCCCGACATTTCGGTCTGCCTCGGTGCGGAAGTGCGCCGGCTCGATCACGTCGGCGGCGCGGTCCGTTCGGTCAATTTCACGCATGACGGCAAGGAATACCAGGTCAGCGGCGACCTCTTCATCCTCGGCGCCAATGCTATCCAGAGCGCGGCGATCATGCTGCGATCCGGCCTCGGCGGCGAATTCGTCGGTCGCGGCCTGCACGAATCCTACGGCTGGAATTTCGAGGTCTATCTCGACGGCGTCGACAATTTCGACGGCAGCACCATCACCACCGGCCTGAATTTCGGCCTCTATGACGGTCCGCACCGATCGGAACATGCGGCGGCACTGGTCTATTTCGAGAACCGTTGGCAGCACGGGATGCGTGCTGAAAAGGGGCGGCTGCGCCAGGCGCTGCCACTTGTCGTGGTCACCGAAAACCTGCTCGATCCCGAGAACTTCGTCACGCTTGATGCGGATGAGAATGCCTTCGTCAGCTTCAAGGCGCCATCGGACTACGCGGTGAAGGGGATGGCTCGTGCGTTGGAGAAATTGCCTGACCTTTTGGCGCCGCTGCCGGTCGAAAAGCTCTTCGACCGTGGCATCCGGCCGACCGAATCGCATGTCCAGGGCACGCTGAGGATGGGCACCGGCCCGGCCGATTCGGTTATCGACAGCGGCATGATCCACCACCAGCTCAGAAACCTGGTCGTCGTTGGCACCAGCACCTATCCGAGCTGCTCCTGCGCCAATCCCAGCCTGACCGCGGCAGCGCTGTCCTTGCGGGCGGCGAGCCGGATCGCGTGA
- a CDS encoding UDP-glucose/GDP-mannose dehydrogenase family protein produces MNLTVFGIGYVGLVQAAVLAEVGHQVVCVDIDAAKVERLNQGLVPIFEPGLENLVKENHAAGRIKFTTDAAAAVRHGEIQMIAVGTPPGEDGSADLKYVLAVAETIGREMDKPKIVVGKSTVPVGTCEKVKARIAETLKKRGREDLTFDVASNPEFLKEGSAVADCMKPDRIIVGTDSEGTEAVMRELYAPFNRNHEKMIVMDVRSAEFTKYAANCMLATKISFMNEMANLAEQLGADIEEVRKGIGSDPRIGYHFIYPGLGYGGSCFPKDVRALIKTAEGVKFDAKLLRAVEERNNDQKSVLFDKVNRYFKGNLKGKTFALWGLAFKPNTDDMREAPARVLMEALWKAGANVQAYDPEAMQECQAIYGLRDDLLLCGTKEAALRGADALLIATEWKSFRAPSFDALKDALTTPVIFDGRNLYDPKVVARHGIEYHSIGRMAA; encoded by the coding sequence ATGAATTTGACGGTGTTTGGAATTGGCTATGTCGGCCTCGTGCAGGCGGCGGTGCTTGCCGAAGTCGGACACCAGGTGGTGTGCGTCGACATCGACGCCGCCAAGGTCGAGCGGCTCAACCAGGGCCTGGTTCCCATCTTCGAACCCGGACTGGAAAACCTCGTCAAGGAGAACCATGCCGCCGGCCGCATCAAGTTCACCACCGATGCCGCCGCCGCCGTCAGGCATGGCGAGATCCAGATGATCGCCGTCGGCACGCCGCCCGGCGAGGACGGCTCGGCCGACCTCAAATATGTGCTGGCCGTCGCCGAGACCATCGGCCGCGAGATGGACAAACCCAAGATCGTCGTCGGCAAGTCGACGGTGCCGGTCGGCACCTGCGAAAAGGTCAAGGCGAGGATCGCCGAAACGTTGAAGAAAAGGGGCCGCGAGGACCTGACCTTCGATGTCGCCTCCAATCCGGAATTCCTCAAGGAAGGCTCCGCTGTCGCCGACTGCATGAAGCCGGACCGCATCATCGTCGGCACCGACAGCGAGGGCACCGAGGCGGTGATGCGCGAACTCTACGCGCCGTTCAACCGCAACCACGAGAAGATGATCGTGATGGACGTGCGCAGCGCCGAATTCACCAAATACGCCGCCAACTGCATGCTGGCGACCAAGATCAGCTTCATGAACGAGATGGCCAACCTGGCCGAGCAGCTCGGCGCCGACATCGAGGAGGTCCGCAAGGGCATCGGCAGCGATCCGCGCATCGGCTACCATTTCATCTATCCGGGTCTGGGGTATGGCGGCTCGTGTTTCCCGAAGGATGTGCGGGCGCTGATCAAGACCGCCGAAGGCGTCAAGTTCGACGCCAAGCTGCTGCGCGCCGTCGAGGAACGCAACAACGACCAGAAATCCGTGCTGTTCGACAAGGTGAACCGCTATTTCAAGGGCAATCTCAAAGGCAAGACCTTTGCGCTTTGGGGCCTCGCCTTCAAGCCCAACACCGATGATATGCGCGAGGCTCCGGCGCGTGTGCTGATGGAAGCGCTGTGGAAGGCCGGTGCCAACGTGCAGGCCTATGATCCGGAGGCGATGCAGGAGTGCCAGGCCATCTACGGGCTGCGCGACGACCTGCTTCTGTGCGGCACCAAGGAGGCGGCACTGCGCGGCGCCGACGCGCTGCTCATCGCCACCGAATGGAAGAGCTTCCGTGCGCCATCCTTCGACGCGCTGAAGGACGCGCTGACCACGCCGGTGATCTTCGACGGCCGCAATTTGTATGACCCCAAGGTCGTCGCCCGCCATGGCATCGAATATCACTCGATCGGCAGAATGGCGGCATGA